One stretch of Acholeplasma laidlawii PG-8A DNA includes these proteins:
- a CDS encoding DUF92 domain-containing protein has product MFVPYIIGLLLSLSVAFVAYKKRSLTVSGFITASIVGMLFYVFGTFIAWSILIFFFISSSIISKFNKNEKEKYGRDYIQVISNSIVSLFFLTLYYFLHDLTYLVVAVVAIAASTADTWASEIGSLSKGKTYSILTFKAMEKGLSGAVSMLGVVASFLGALVISLMFSALYFLTEEFSLNLLTEFSVIITISGFLGSILDSYLGVFLQAKYKDIKSGKIAEMISNTEQFILISGKKFINNSTVNFIMVLTISVVTYLLLVI; this is encoded by the coding sequence ATGTTTGTACCATACATCATCGGTCTATTACTAAGTTTATCGGTAGCATTTGTTGCATATAAAAAAAGATCACTGACAGTGAGTGGTTTTATCACTGCGAGTATCGTTGGTATGCTATTTTATGTTTTCGGAACCTTTATTGCTTGGAGTATACTTATCTTCTTCTTTATTAGTTCAAGTATTATTTCAAAGTTTAATAAAAACGAAAAAGAAAAGTATGGTAGAGACTATATTCAAGTGATTTCTAACTCTATCGTTTCCTTATTTTTCTTAACACTCTATTATTTTTTACACGATTTAACATATCTTGTTGTCGCTGTGGTTGCTATTGCAGCATCCACAGCCGACACTTGGGCTTCTGAAATTGGTAGTTTAAGTAAAGGTAAAACCTACTCTATACTCACCTTTAAGGCTATGGAAAAAGGTCTATCCGGTGCTGTGAGTATGCTTGGTGTAGTTGCTTCATTTTTAGGCGCGTTAGTGATTAGTTTAATGTTTTCTGCACTATACTTTTTAACAGAAGAATTTAGTCTAAATTTACTCACAGAATTTAGTGTAATTATTACAATTTCAGGGTTTTTGGGAAGTATTTTAGATAGTTATTTAGGCGTCTTTTTACAAGCAAAATACAAAGACATAAAAAGTGGAAAAATAGCGGAAATGATATCAAATACTGAGCAATTTATACTTATATCAGGTAAAAAGTTTATTAATAACAGTACTGTAAATTTCATTATGGTCCTTACGATTTCGGTTGTAACTTACCTATTGTTGGTCATCTAA
- a CDS encoding phytoene/squalene synthase family protein, whose translation MMKLSKQLKEDFNKCEAIIKENSKTFYKAFSMLKAKQDRQAIYAIYAYCRVVDDAIDEYKDIDLLNSYEAKLMNMIKGNPPTDFIFRSLNEVIKYYYPKDYDFKPYFDLIEGQRQDFLFIQPITLDDLLKYCYHVAGVVGEMLSYVLAPKEAIGELKYVATNLGEAMQITNILRDIGEDRKRNRIYIPKDVMQQFNYTQEDLETGVINHGFTQMFEYLANYAHKKYEIALEKLHLFKPDARKPLLLASKMYEEIIHTIRLNNYDVYNIRSVVSDERKKEIVLSIYK comes from the coding sequence ATGATGAAATTATCTAAACAACTCAAAGAAGATTTTAATAAGTGTGAAGCAATTATAAAAGAAAACTCTAAAACTTTTTATAAGGCTTTTAGTATGCTAAAAGCCAAGCAAGATCGCCAAGCGATCTATGCAATTTATGCCTATTGTAGAGTTGTTGATGATGCCATTGATGAATATAAAGATATTGACTTATTAAATAGTTATGAAGCTAAATTAATGAACATGATTAAAGGAAATCCACCAACGGATTTTATCTTCAGAAGTCTAAATGAAGTTATTAAGTATTATTATCCTAAAGATTATGATTTTAAACCATATTTCGACTTAATTGAAGGCCAGAGACAAGACTTCTTGTTTATACAACCCATAACACTTGATGATTTACTAAAGTATTGTTATCATGTAGCGGGTGTTGTAGGTGAGATGTTAAGTTATGTACTAGCACCTAAAGAGGCAATTGGTGAATTAAAGTATGTAGCTACAAATTTAGGGGAAGCGATGCAAATTACAAATATCTTAAGAGATATTGGTGAAGATCGTAAAAGAAACCGCATCTATATACCCAAGGATGTCATGCAGCAATTTAATTACACCCAAGAAGATTTAGAAACAGGTGTTATCAATCACGGATTCACTCAAATGTTTGAATACCTTGCAAACTATGCACATAAGAAATATGAAATTGCATTAGAAAAACTACATCTATTTAAACCAGATGCTAGAAAGCCACTCTTACTAGCATCCAAGATGTATGAAGAAATTATTCATACCATTAGATTAAACAACTATGATGTCTATAACATCAGAAGTGTTGTATCTGATGAAAGAAAAAAAGAAATTGTTTTAAGTATTTATAAGTAA
- a CDS encoding phytoene desaturase family protein has translation MKKVAIIGAGTAGLASAIRLKALGYDVTIYEKNEKVGGRMYQIKEEGFTFDVGPTIVMMPEIYKEVFRVSGVDYKDYIDMVRLDPMFEIKYRDKTNLIATNDLVEMTIENEKISEEDAQGYLAYLADVYKRYLVAKNHFIDRSFRKPTDFYNPKMLYQGLKLKTFSSAYKSIAKFVKNEKLRQSLAFQTLYIGISPYNGPSIYTIIPMIELLYGVHYIKGGMYSMAKAMEKRFIEMGGKILLNQSVEELLIEKKQIKALKVDGKVTENYDAVLTNADFPWVMNNLIKEKKNKGKYSEKKVNKMLYSSSSFILYIGTKKRYDLKTHTFFFTNDFNGNINDIFEGNTPKDPSYYVYTPSRIDSSMAPEGKEAMYVLVPVPNKSDSPEKWDDKAVEAYKNKILDMMSEHEVFKDIKDNIEYLKVYSPNDFESKFNLQFGATFGLRPTLLQSNYYRPQNKFRYLKNLYSAGSSNHPGAGVPIVLNSAKLAVNELHKDLK, from the coding sequence ATGAAAAAAGTTGCTATAATTGGTGCTGGAACAGCAGGCTTAGCTTCAGCTATTCGTCTTAAGGCACTAGGATATGATGTAACCATCTATGAAAAGAATGAAAAAGTAGGTGGAAGAATGTATCAAATTAAAGAAGAAGGTTTTACATTTGATGTAGGACCAACAATCGTTATGATGCCAGAGATCTATAAAGAAGTATTTAGAGTTAGTGGTGTAGATTATAAGGACTATATTGATATGGTACGTCTTGATCCGATGTTTGAAATCAAATATCGTGACAAGACAAACTTAATCGCAACCAACGATTTAGTTGAAATGACGATAGAAAACGAAAAGATTAGTGAAGAAGATGCTCAAGGTTACTTAGCTTATTTAGCAGACGTTTATAAACGCTATTTAGTTGCTAAAAATCACTTTATTGATCGTAGTTTTAGAAAACCAACCGACTTTTACAACCCTAAAATGCTTTATCAAGGTTTGAAACTAAAAACCTTTAGCTCAGCTTATAAATCTATTGCTAAATTTGTTAAGAATGAAAAATTAAGACAATCTTTAGCATTCCAAACACTATATATAGGTATATCACCATATAATGGACCATCAATTTATACAATTATTCCAATGATTGAATTACTATACGGTGTTCATTATATTAAAGGTGGAATGTACAGTATGGCTAAAGCAATGGAGAAAAGATTTATAGAGATGGGTGGAAAAATCTTACTAAATCAAAGTGTAGAAGAACTGCTTATTGAGAAAAAACAAATTAAAGCATTAAAGGTTGATGGTAAAGTGACTGAAAACTATGATGCTGTGTTAACCAATGCGGATTTCCCGTGGGTTATGAACAATTTAATTAAAGAAAAGAAAAACAAAGGAAAATATAGCGAAAAGAAAGTCAATAAAATGTTATATTCTTCTTCATCATTTATACTATACATAGGTACTAAAAAACGTTATGACTTAAAAACTCATACATTCTTCTTTACCAATGACTTTAATGGTAACATTAATGACATATTTGAAGGTAATACACCTAAAGATCCATCATACTATGTATACACACCAAGTCGTATTGATAGTTCCATGGCACCAGAAGGTAAAGAGGCTATGTATGTCCTAGTACCGGTACCTAACAAATCAGATAGTCCTGAAAAATGGGATGATAAAGCAGTAGAGGCGTATAAAAATAAAATATTAGATATGATGTCTGAGCATGAAGTATTTAAAGATATCAAAGATAATATAGAATATCTTAAGGTCTATAGTCCAAATGATTTCGAATCTAAATTCAATCTACAATTTGGTGCAACCTTTGGTCTTCGTCCAACCTTATTACAATCCAACTACTATAGACCACAAAATAAATTTAGATATCTAAAGAATTTATATTCAGCTGGTAGTAGTAATCACCCAGGTGCTGGAGTTCCAATTGTTTTAAATAGTGCAAAATTAGCAGTTAATGAACTGCATAAGGATCTTAAATAA
- a CDS encoding diacylglycerol/polyprenol kinase family protein codes for MHILYYLLSSYGFIALMIGLSTILSKKGIIGEEGSRKFIHIGVSNWYFIALTFMQDPNDILFTLIPPVSFIILNYISYKTNLIKSMERNGKGNLGTVYYPISLTILVFVSFYVLGNAYIGLLGVMLMGYGDGLAAVLGKKYGTKDIGHGKTVVGVVTMFVVSLLASSLIIIYSNSVTRLWIALAVAVFATLTEYITPKGLDNLSVPLGTSFLYYVLLLI; via the coding sequence ATGCATATTCTTTATTATTTATTATCATCATACGGCTTTATTGCTTTAATGATTGGGTTATCAACTATCTTAAGTAAAAAAGGAATCATTGGTGAAGAAGGTAGTAGAAAATTTATTCATATTGGTGTATCGAATTGGTATTTTATAGCCCTCACCTTTATGCAAGATCCTAACGATATACTCTTTACTTTAATTCCACCCGTATCATTTATTATCTTAAACTATATATCTTATAAGACGAATCTCATTAAGTCTATGGAACGTAATGGTAAGGGAAACTTAGGCACAGTTTATTACCCAATTTCCCTTACAATACTCGTATTTGTCTCGTTTTATGTACTAGGTAACGCCTATATTGGTTTATTAGGTGTTATGCTGATGGGCTATGGTGATGGACTTGCTGCTGTACTTGGTAAAAAGTATGGTACCAAAGACATTGGACATGGTAAAACAGTTGTAGGTGTAGTTACAATGTTTGTTGTATCACTACTTGCATCTAGCCTAATTATCATTTATTCAAATAGTGTAACCAGACTCTGGATTGCATTAGCAGTTGCAGTATTTGCAACCCTAACAGAATATATAACACCTAAAGGATTAGATAACTTATCTGTACCACTAGGTACTTCATTCTTGTATTATGTATTACTATTGATTTAA
- a CDS encoding ABC transporter ATP-binding protein, which produces MKALIEMINVSKDFLQGDNVISALKPTNFTAYEGELIGIIGPSGSGKSTFLTILGGLQKPTTGKVLINGKPFSELTNDQKSKIRLDQIGFILQASNLIPFLTVKEQMVLYNKITKTKVNNEWMNELFEKLDVDKLRNKYPSALSGGERQRAAIAKALYHQPNVIFADEPTASLDTTKAFQVIKLLARETKAQKKATIMVTHDERLLEYCDKVYVIVDGVLTLRKKS; this is translated from the coding sequence ATGAAAGCACTCATTGAAATGATTAATGTATCCAAGGACTTTTTACAGGGTGATAATGTAATTTCAGCATTAAAGCCAACAAACTTTACAGCATATGAAGGTGAACTGATTGGTATTATAGGACCTTCTGGATCCGGTAAATCTACATTTTTAACTATCCTTGGCGGACTACAAAAACCAACGACTGGTAAAGTATTAATTAACGGAAAACCGTTTAGTGAACTCACTAATGATCAAAAATCAAAAATTAGATTAGACCAAATTGGCTTTATCTTACAAGCATCTAACTTAATTCCATTCTTAACAGTTAAAGAACAAATGGTTTTGTATAACAAGATCACTAAAACTAAAGTCAATAACGAATGGATGAATGAGTTATTTGAAAAGTTAGATGTCGATAAATTAAGAAATAAATATCCAAGTGCATTATCAGGTGGGGAACGTCAACGTGCTGCAATTGCTAAAGCGTTGTATCACCAACCAAACGTTATCTTTGCTGATGAACCAACTGCAAGTTTAGATACAACCAAAGCATTTCAAGTGATTAAACTACTTGCAAGAGAAACAAAAGCACAGAAAAAAGCTACTATCATGGTAACCCATGATGAACGCTTATTAGAGTATTGTGATAAGGTATATGTCATCGTTGATGGTGTATTAACCTTAAGAAAAAAATCATAA
- a CDS encoding ABC transporter permease: MFLAIKELKYTKGKFALIISVIVLISYLVYFLTSLAYGLASSYTNAVNKWGSDEVVITVDSNDSIMMSFMTNNDFESVEVDGTKARIGLFPAVINNPDAEANVDSRLNVYFFGIDNDSFLKPTEASNLTIQQNEVVVDESLKKEGYEIGSTIAVSGTDTVFTIIGFSTKSTYQTAPVIYMAMETWQKYRYSTETPPDLYSGIIVRGSTGNLDTKLATYTTADYIATLPGYTAQVLTFGTMIIFLIIIVAFVLGIFIYVLTIQKTPMFGVMKAQGISNFYIANSVVTQTFLLVLFGIFVGLILTIVSGIFLGDIIPFAINILFYGVITVAFFLFGFLGALFSVRAVLKIDPLKAIGG, from the coding sequence ATGTTTTTAGCAATAAAAGAATTAAAGTACACCAAGGGTAAATTCGCATTAATTATCTCTGTGATTGTATTAATTAGTTACTTAGTATACTTTTTAACATCACTCGCATATGGTTTAGCATCGTCTTATACTAATGCAGTGAACAAATGGGGTTCAGATGAGGTTGTTATTACAGTAGATTCTAATGATTCGATTATGATGTCATTCATGACAAACAATGATTTTGAATCTGTAGAAGTTGATGGAACAAAAGCTAGAATTGGATTATTTCCAGCAGTTATTAATAATCCGGATGCAGAAGCTAATGTAGATTCAAGATTAAATGTATATTTTTTCGGTATAGATAATGATTCTTTCTTAAAACCTACAGAGGCAAGTAATTTAACCATTCAACAAAATGAAGTTGTTGTAGATGAATCACTTAAAAAAGAAGGTTATGAGATTGGAAGTACAATTGCTGTATCAGGAACTGATACTGTATTTACAATCATTGGATTTTCTACAAAAAGTACGTATCAAACAGCACCTGTAATCTATATGGCGATGGAAACATGGCAAAAATATAGATACAGTACAGAAACACCACCGGATTTATATAGTGGCATTATTGTACGAGGTTCAACTGGTAATTTAGATACTAAGTTAGCTACATACACAACAGCTGACTATATTGCAACACTACCAGGTTATACTGCACAAGTCTTAACTTTTGGTACAATGATTATTTTCTTAATTATCATTGTAGCGTTTGTATTAGGTATCTTTATTTATGTACTTACCATTCAAAAAACACCAATGTTTGGTGTGATGAAAGCTCAAGGTATTTCTAATTTTTATATCGCAAACTCTGTGGTTACTCAAACATTCTTACTCGTCTTATTTGGTATATTTGTTGGGTTAATATTAACCATTGTATCTGGTATCTTCTTAGGTGATATCATACCTTTTGCTATCAACATCTTATTTTACGGTGTGATCACAGTTGCATTTTTCTTATTTGGATTCTTAGGTGCACTCTTCTCAGTACGTGCAGTACTTAAGATAGATCCATTAAAGGCTATAGGAGGCTAA
- a CDS encoding glutathione peroxidase produces MSIYQIRVEDMHNNIVTLDSYKGKVLLIVNTATTCFFTPQYDGLQKLYETYKNQGFEILDFPSNQFKDAKDSVETIDEFCVKNYKTDFRRFTKIEVNGPDESILYTYLKRHQKGLFNKKIKWNFTKFLVDQNGRVIKRYAPLVKPEKIAKDIEKLLNKDK; encoded by the coding sequence ATGAGTATCTATCAAATACGCGTTGAAGATATGCACAATAATATTGTTACCTTAGATTCATATAAAGGTAAAGTGTTATTAATTGTTAACACAGCAACAACTTGTTTTTTCACACCACAGTATGATGGGCTACAAAAATTATATGAAACATATAAAAATCAGGGGTTTGAAATCTTAGATTTCCCAAGTAATCAATTTAAAGATGCTAAAGATAGTGTAGAAACAATTGATGAGTTTTGTGTGAAAAACTATAAAACCGATTTTAGAAGATTTACTAAAATAGAGGTGAATGGGCCAGATGAGTCTATTTTATACACCTATTTAAAAAGACATCAAAAAGGCTTATTTAATAAAAAAATTAAGTGGAACTTTACTAAGTTTTTAGTAGACCAAAATGGCCGCGTTATCAAACGTTATGCACCACTTGTAAAACCAGAAAAAATAGCAAAAGACATTGAAAAACTATTAAATAAAGATAAATAA
- a CDS encoding LytR/AlgR family response regulator transcription factor: protein MISIAICDNEQVFLDYYQSKLESVARKLKIDLDIHRFSSGEALLFHLDDYPNQFQIIYLDIVMGGINGIETALKVRKLNSVVKIIFLTSSTDYVFNAFDANASHYLIKDLHDDKFDDVFAHVYNQVKANISEPLFSITTQQENYLIPFSEIAYFESFKRLVICHKSNKERIEYYYKISDLVTELEDKPFILIHRSFLVNMQYILKLSKTDVYLKNGVVLPVSRNNYEEVKDKLFNYNNQNRLK, encoded by the coding sequence ATGATTTCTATAGCTATATGTGATAATGAACAAGTATTTCTAGATTATTACCAATCAAAACTTGAATCTGTTGCAAGAAAACTTAAGATTGATTTAGATATTCACCGCTTTTCTAGCGGTGAAGCTTTACTGTTTCATTTAGACGATTATCCTAACCAATTTCAAATTATCTATTTAGATATTGTAATGGGTGGTATTAACGGTATTGAAACTGCTTTAAAGGTTCGTAAATTAAACAGTGTTGTTAAAATCATATTCTTAACTTCTTCTACAGACTATGTCTTTAATGCATTTGATGCAAATGCATCTCATTACTTAATTAAAGATTTACACGATGATAAGTTTGATGATGTCTTCGCTCATGTATACAATCAAGTCAAAGCCAATATCAGTGAACCTTTATTTTCTATTACAACTCAACAAGAAAATTATTTAATTCCTTTCAGTGAGATTGCTTATTTTGAAAGTTTTAAACGTTTAGTGATTTGTCATAAATCAAACAAAGAACGCATAGAGTATTATTATAAGATTAGTGACTTAGTAACAGAACTTGAAGATAAACCTTTTATTCTGATTCACCGTTCATTTTTAGTAAATATGCAATATATTTTAAAACTTTCTAAGACAGATGTTTATTTAAAAAATGGTGTTGTGCTTCCTGTTTCTAGAAACAATTATGAAGAAGTCAAAGATAAACTGTTTAACTATAACAACCAAAATCGTTTGAAGTGA
- a CDS encoding GHKL domain-containing protein yields the protein MDILYISFAILISTIFSYFYIRIYSKYFVLRSHYYIGFIIFLLTIFIQFITVLPFGLSVGYLGLLSFITYPLALSLVYKTNIFNITFLSLNAILKIYVDFIFFAALFALIEQNQLTLTWIYGSNYYHLSQALAYTVSLILLLLFDAKLLADKLKDFFSQRSNLLLIISIQAILTINLIWMSATTEVLPFRWYNVILLLLAFSVDGIYLLLRLFTANSTYFSVFKTHTDTLKKQLSYQLDHYKVFESQTQELLRFKHDYNKVLNSIASLADRGDLDSIKHIVNDSNKELDSLQINYSRYSNNLVYDALLNDYRKRFVGIGASFESVVYINFNLDISEINMIKLFYNILENAYEALLHVEDASKRLIKIDSERMDAYIKVSFVNTMNIEYSSLTLNSTKPDKLQHGFGASIIDKILIQYNGFSNRYATNDEGIDYYHLEIFLPVMN from the coding sequence ATGGATATACTTTATATTAGTTTTGCTATTTTAATATCAACCATATTTTCTTACTTTTATATTCGAATTTATTCGAAATATTTTGTCTTAAGATCTCACTACTATATAGGTTTTATTATTTTTCTACTAACTATATTTATTCAATTTATTACTGTTTTACCTTTTGGACTAAGTGTTGGTTATTTAGGTTTGTTATCGTTTATAACTTATCCACTTGCCTTATCACTGGTCTATAAAACCAATATCTTTAATATCACTTTTCTATCTTTAAATGCAATCCTTAAAATCTATGTAGACTTTATATTCTTTGCAGCTTTATTTGCACTTATTGAGCAAAATCAGTTAACACTTACTTGGATTTACGGTTCTAATTACTATCACTTAAGTCAAGCACTTGCATATACAGTATCCTTAATTTTACTTTTACTGTTTGATGCTAAACTTTTAGCTGATAAGCTTAAAGACTTCTTTTCTCAGCGTAGCAATTTATTACTTATTATTTCTATCCAAGCAATTTTAACGATTAACCTTATTTGGATGAGTGCTACCACTGAAGTACTTCCATTTAGATGGTATAACGTCATCTTATTATTACTTGCATTTAGTGTGGATGGTATTTATTTACTGCTTAGATTATTTACTGCAAATTCTACTTACTTTAGTGTGTTTAAAACTCATACAGATACGTTAAAGAAACAACTAAGCTATCAACTAGATCACTATAAAGTCTTTGAAAGTCAAACTCAAGAACTGTTACGCTTTAAGCATGACTACAATAAAGTGTTAAACTCTATTGCATCACTTGCTGATAGAGGCGACTTAGACTCCATTAAACATATTGTAAATGATTCTAATAAAGAACTTGATAGTCTCCAAATCAACTACAGTCGATATTCTAATAACCTTGTGTATGACGCACTACTAAATGACTATAGAAAGCGATTTGTAGGCATAGGTGCTAGTTTTGAATCTGTTGTATATATTAACTTTAATTTAGATATCTCTGAAATCAATATGATCAAACTATTTTATAATATTTTAGAAAACGCTTATGAAGCACTACTTCACGTGGAAGATGCATCTAAGCGTTTAATCAAGATTGATAGTGAACGCATGGATGCATACATTAAAGTGTCTTTTGTAAATACTATGAATATTGAATATTCAAGTCTTACCTTAAACTCTACAAAACCCGATAAACTTCAACACGGATTTGGTGCTTCTATCATTGATAAGATTTTAATTCAATATAACGGTTTTTCTAATCGTTATGCCACTAATGATGAAGGCATAGATTATTATCACTTGGAGATATTCTTACCTGTTATGAACTAA
- a CDS encoding DUF1295 domain-containing protein: MNYLYIYLILLAYFLIWYVIAQIKKNNGLVDIAWGMGVVVSAVSSLILGDQYTITGLIVTGLTIIWGLRLSLYLFKRNFNKEEDFRYQNFRNKWKTHVKLKALLYVFLTQSIFSYIIALPIILTNLISNKTFDMVSIILVSLGALIFFIGFIFEVLADHSLQRFKKDPSNKGKIMQKNVWKFSRHPNYFGEATLWWGIGIATLGTMNIISFIGLISPLIITYLLLYVTGVPLLEKKYKTNLAYQAYASKTSIFFPLPPKK; the protein is encoded by the coding sequence ATGAATTATTTATATATTTATCTTATCTTACTAGCATACTTTCTTATTTGGTATGTCATTGCTCAAATTAAAAAGAATAACGGTTTAGTAGATATAGCTTGGGGTATGGGTGTGGTAGTGAGTGCAGTATCTTCACTCATACTTGGTGATCAATATACGATCACTGGTTTAATCGTTACAGGATTAACTATCATTTGGGGTCTAAGATTATCTTTATATTTATTTAAGAGAAACTTTAATAAAGAAGAAGACTTTAGATATCAAAACTTTAGAAATAAATGGAAAACACATGTGAAGTTAAAAGCCCTATTATATGTTTTCTTGACACAGTCTATATTTAGTTATATCATAGCATTACCAATCATCTTAACAAACTTAATATCTAACAAAACATTTGACATGGTAAGCATCATACTTGTATCACTAGGCGCACTGATTTTCTTTATTGGTTTTATCTTTGAAGTGCTCGCGGATCACTCACTACAAAGATTTAAAAAAGATCCTTCAAACAAAGGAAAAATTATGCAAAAAAATGTCTGGAAGTTTTCCAGACACCCTAATTATTTTGGGGAAGCTACTCTTTGGTGGGGAATTGGTATTGCTACATTAGGAACAATGAATATTATAAGTTTCATAGGACTTATAAGTCCGTTAATCATTACATATTTATTACTTTATGTAACAGGCGTTCCATTACTTGAAAAGAAATATAAAACGAATTTGGCATATCAAGCATACGCAAGTAAAACATCTATTTTCTTTCCACTACCTCCTAAAAAGTAA
- a CDS encoding DegV family protein, whose protein sequence is MNEFQMIENKSMYDALIHGAKRVIEKKDTLNQLNVFPVQDQDTGNNLSALMKAIIEQTKLGNTIDETLESLADAALIGSRGNSGLIFSQFLYSLTKTHQSIDYPEFIRRIESGVIHAYNAISHPVEGTMVTLMRKLSETLKNTNQPIDNIETYVDYIIVELNKALEQTKSELEVLKTFGVVDAGALGFTLFVEGFLQSIIKRSTTDDVAQQHSFEEPETIEHDHIDITYRYCTEVLLQTTTDKQSLTKLLDNFGDSLVIGETKRLKRVHLHTNQPEVIVEKLSGLGQILESKVDDMRKQYQATQAKDNEICILTDSIADLPKIFVDSHPIHVHPIGINFNDIVYYDKLTINNHQLFHYIDKHEKFPTSFTPSIKSIDAQINFLLKHYKKLIILTVSSKMSGIHNLFTKALEGYKDKDVLLVDTKQNSVSEGLIVYEVAKMIEQKVPFENIKLAINTLVQKTQILVHVDTLDNMVRSGRIKKSLGTLGKLLRLKPIVSINDAGEGVVLSKTIGQKRNFKKLVNMVSHIHKTAGIENYAIVHVSNLKLAEKLKTEIIKKTGKAPVYVGEISSIIAMNSGLNSVAVGLIRKES, encoded by the coding sequence ATGAATGAATTTCAAATGATTGAAAATAAGAGTATGTATGATGCTTTAATTCATGGTGCTAAAAGAGTAATTGAAAAAAAGGATACACTGAATCAATTAAATGTTTTCCCTGTACAAGATCAAGATACAGGTAATAACTTAAGTGCCTTAATGAAAGCAATCATAGAACAAACCAAATTAGGTAACACGATTGATGAAACACTAGAATCTTTAGCAGATGCAGCATTAATCGGGTCACGTGGAAACTCTGGATTAATCTTTTCTCAATTCTTATATAGCCTTACAAAGACACATCAAAGTATAGATTATCCTGAATTCATCAGAAGAATTGAATCAGGCGTGATACATGCATACAACGCCATAAGTCATCCTGTTGAAGGCACCATGGTAACGTTGATGCGTAAACTAAGTGAAACACTGAAAAACACAAATCAACCAATTGATAATATAGAAACTTATGTAGACTATATCATCGTAGAGTTAAACAAAGCACTTGAACAAACCAAGTCTGAACTTGAAGTTCTAAAAACATTTGGTGTAGTAGATGCAGGTGCACTTGGATTTACATTATTTGTTGAAGGTTTTCTACAAAGCATTATTAAAAGATCTACAACTGATGATGTAGCGCAACAACATAGTTTTGAAGAACCTGAAACCATCGAACATGATCACATAGATATTACATACCGCTATTGTACAGAAGTACTACTTCAAACAACAACGGATAAACAATCACTAACAAAGCTACTTGATAATTTTGGTGACTCACTTGTCATTGGAGAAACAAAAAGACTTAAACGTGTGCATCTTCACACCAACCAACCAGAAGTAATCGTAGAAAAACTAAGTGGACTTGGTCAAATACTAGAATCTAAAGTTGACGATATGAGAAAGCAATACCAAGCTACACAGGCAAAGGATAATGAGATTTGTATACTAACTGATTCAATTGCTGATCTACCTAAAATATTTGTAGATAGTCATCCAATACATGTGCATCCAATTGGTATCAACTTTAATGATATAGTCTATTACGATAAGTTAACAATCAATAACCACCAACTCTTCCACTACATCGATAAGCATGAAAAGTTTCCCACATCATTTACACCGAGTATAAAATCAATCGATGCGCAGATTAACTTTTTATTAAAACACTATAAAAAGTTAATCATCTTAACCGTATCTTCAAAAATGAGTGGTATACACAACTTATTTACTAAGGCACTTGAAGGTTATAAAGATAAAGATGTATTACTTGTTGATACCAAACAAAACAGCGTCTCAGAAGGATTAATTGTTTATGAAGTAGCTAAAATGATTGAACAAAAAGTACCTTTTGAAAACATCAAACTAGCAATCAATACACTAGTTCAAAAGACTCAAATTCTAGTTCACGTAGATACCTTAGATAATATGGTAAGAAGTGGTAGAATCAAAAAAAGTCTTGGCACCTTAGGTAAGTTATTAAGATTAAAACCTATTGTATCTATTAATGATGCGGGTGAAGGTGTTGTATTATCAAAGACGATTGGTCAAAAACGAAATTTTAAAAAACTAGTCAATATGGTAAGCCATATTCATAAAACAGCAGGCATTGAAAATTACGCAATTGTCCATGTATCCAATTTAAAATTAGCAGAAAAATTAAAAACAGAGATTATTAAAAAGACTGGTAAAGCACCGGTATATGTAGGGGAGATATCATCTATTATTGCTATGAACTCAGGGTTAAACTCTGTAGCGGTTGGATTGATTAGAAAGGAATCATAA